A stretch of Planococcus citri chromosome 5, ihPlaCitr1.1, whole genome shotgun sequence DNA encodes these proteins:
- the Nup98-96 gene encoding nuclear pore complex protein Nup98-Nup96 isoform X2, producing MFGSGFGNRTTSAFGQTTFGRPTTSFAQPGFGTTNTSLFGGQTSQASTSLFGNTAPTQSFGGGFASGTGGSLFGAQQPTTGTGGGLFGSQNTTMNTTGGGLFGSSGTTAFGSNTSGLGAFGATSNTGLFGQTQQPATQSTSLFGQPSTGSTGLFGSTTSAFAPGATAATGTTIKFIPVTGTDTMQRNGQTSTISTKHYCITCMKEYEGKSLEELRYEDYLANRKGPTQGVQTGSTLFGGSGQSTLFGGATSTPSTAGGGLFGSNGPSFGQTSVFGQSSGLQTNNSLFGKPASTAPFGATTTTQSTGFGTFGQQQQQTTLFGANTNQAKPAFGVSQPSTGLFGSTAPASTAFGAQNTGFGGFNTQQPQPTQGIGLFGQSQNKFGGGFGAQTTSSFTFGQATATNSTSLFGQKPATTGFGMASTTSTSTFGSATPFGAAPAAGGGLFSGGFNKPQATGFSFGSNTAAAPTLGGTNLNGGSLFGSTAAKPTGLFGSAAPSTGLFGSTNFGTGTGGGFGTSSNTGFGGLNFSSTGLGNLGGAQPTAASSNVTDQIQLLTVLPYGDSPLYKHLRPATGKTEDLLKPSVVPQKPNADSSSYKVSTQINNIVARKAHTATALEPAKKSLFDKDYEDVNKVLSQQKSSPRYLKLKPKSMLNKGKLSSDTTTDQTSLSVDNTNKENLGAGNSTYTVDTPYSPPTNMSSFIDNTSLPTSPALSKSTQISVEIHTPPSTYSDNTMAELRSQTKSSETKKNVSFVSDTQDASYQSYNATSSFISEKSEGEEEDNAIEIGNDSEKEHACGITLRRADYFTVPSLADLDEMTDDDGKCKLKHFTIGRHNFGNVTFYDSFDVAGLDLDTIVFFRHKEVEIYPNDDKKPPVGVGLNRRAQVTLDRVWPQDKASRQVIKDPERLKQLKFVDKLKRSSEKMNAQFIEYRPPTGSWVFEVEHFSKYGLDDSDEDTPQNIDDKTKKLIPPRPFSKTTADLKKIFNDKQEYNLGKKRGLDGKIIASDGDAAMDQFIYDENDEMMDDDHLTPLSKHHDYEREFYENELHSPIEKLARDLDTSLHKVQLMKASFYVDENAPLDPEISLEKGIPDLDLFATGRIDAYRSTLATKNFPSLLKTQFTSQFPPPVEIPFTDFADEEYKPPLYSPEIKPVPAVPHVVLRPQRVQVKYRNGVIPLEQSVFRNASKCLCDVGVYFGQHFRVGWGKGLTLATQSSICTANTVIDGEVDYECRIISGRKDSDYTPSVIHKLEMSTYSSSDNMKEITENHLDVCLRESVFNFEDGCPILTPKLGTDALHAHCDIEQRISRIDEDYNRQVWELMVALWGNIPDIEMEYDPKSHKNKMLRKSAVSDWLKNVVSSVAENELNESDPVASVVSLLSAGKIYEAAKTAMNNDDYNLALLISQIGSSEHTRSLMEQQLKQWHESEADQLIDDGRLKIMALVAGHMLFVSSKHIVNTCENLDWKRAFALHLWYITGSADSLVEALNQYELAFKSDGKFANAPDPPYAKDTLEYETSDGRKAFDLCYHLLKLYSRRSYALETLLNPITHTANVLDYRLSWLIMITLKNLGFTHLSEESEFILSTSFAAQLEAQNLWQWAVFVLLHIKDLNCRINRVTDTIGRNVRLLEDRSIGLTAEEQFVSEKLEVPVEWVYYAKAILASSQNRYREAAWYYVKAERWNEAHEIIMNNLVTNAIINESYAVVQDLLDEIVASERAISGWNHKGGIIYDYLTIMNEINALMAEQSIETALVMEKLQPTMSSVCHKIKFFPTNTIKERLCQAEISKRMIQFIRTILNLQYGKAGPSVRFFVSLVDQLPLPEDYRMQELNEIISWWMSK from the exons ATGTTCG GTAGTGGTTTCGGAAACAGAACGACGTCAGCGTTCGGCCAGACGACTTTCGGTAGGCCAACGACTAGTTTCGCTCAGCCTGGATTCGGAACGACGAATACTTCGTTATTCGGTGGCCAAACATCTCAAGCCAGCACGAGCTTATTCGGTAACACAGCACCGACTCAATCTTTCG GTGGAGGATTCGCTTCCGGTACCGGAGGTTCGCTATTCGGCGCTCAGCAGCCGACCACTGGCACAGGAGGTGGCTTATTCGGTAGTCAGAACACCACCATGAATACAACAGGCGGTGGATTGTTTGGATCTTCGGGCACGACAGCATTTGGTTCAAATACAAGTGGCCTAGGTGCTTTTGGCGCGACGAGTAACACCGGATTGTTCGGACAAACGCAGCAACCTGCTACGCAATCTACTTCATTATTTGGACAACCGAGTACCGGTAGTACTGGGTTATTTGGATCTACTACAA GTGCTTTCGCTCCGGGTGCAACAGCAGCCACAGGAACGACAATCAAATTCATTCCGGTTACTGGAACTGATACCATGCAGAGAAATGGTCAAACTTCAACGATTAGTACGAAACATTATTGCATCACGTGTATGAAAGAATACGAAGGCAAATCTCTGGAAGAATTGAGATACGAAGATTACCTGGCGAATAGAAAAGGACCAACTCAG GGTGTTCAAACAGGCAGCACGTTATTCGGTGGAAGCGGTCAATCGACGTTATTCGGAGGCGCTACGAGCACACCGAGTACCGCAGGAGGTGGTCTATTCGGTAGCAACGGCCCAAGTTTCGGTCAAACGAGCGTATTCGGCCAAAGCAGCGGTCTTCAAACGAATAACAGTCTGTTCGGTAAACCCGCATCGACCGCTCCATTCGGTGCAACGACCACAACACAGTCGACCGGATTCGGAACGTTtggacaacaacaacaacaaactaCTCTATTCGGAGCGAATACAAATCAAGCGAAACCAGCGTTCGGCGTGTCTCAACCGAGCACCGGCCTATTCGGCTCGACTGCTCCGGCCAGCACAGCATTCGGAGCCCAGAACACCGGTTTTGGTGGCTTCAACACGCAGCAGCCGCAACCCACCCAGGGTATCGGATTATTCGGtcaatctcaaaataaattcgGCGGCGGTTTTGGTGCCCAAACCACATCCAGTTTCACCTTCGGTCAAGCCACAGCTACCAACTCGACGTCGTTATTTGGCCAAAAACCAGCCACCACCGGATTCGGAATGGCTTCCACTACGTCGACCAGCACGTTCGGTAGCGCTACACCGTTCGGAGCTGCTCCGGCGGCCGGCGGAGGCTTATTCAGCGGCGGATTCAATAAACCTCAAGCTACCGGATTCTCATTCGGATCGAACACGGCGGCTGCTCCGACTCTAGGAGGCACTAACTTGAACGGTGGATCGTTATTCGGTAGCACGGCTGCGAAACCAACTGGACTATTTGGCAGCGCCGCTCCATCTACGGGACTTTTCGGATCTACGAATTTCGGCACTGGTACCGGAGGCGGATTTGGTACCTCGAGCAATACTGGTTTTGGAGGATTGAATTTCAGCAGCACCGGATTAGGTAACTTGGGCGGAGCTCAGCCTACAGCTGCCTCATCCAATGTTACCGACCAAATACAACTCTTGACCGTATTACCCTATGGTGATTCGCCCTTGTATAAGCATCTACGTCCGGCTACCGGTAAAACCGAAGATTTGCTCAAGCCATCTGTAGTGCCGCAAAAACCAAATGCCGACAGTAGCAGTTACAAAGTATCGACGCAGATTAATAACATAGTCGCGAGGAAAGCTCATACAGCTACCGCGTTAGAGCCGGCGAAGAAATCGTTGTTCGATAAAGATTACGAAGATGTGAACAAAGTGCTCAGCCAGCAGAAATCGAGCCCGAGGTATTTGAAGCTGAAACCTAAGTCTATGTTGAACAAGGGTAAACTGTCTTCCGATACGACTACCGACCAGACTTCTTTGTCTGTTGATAACACAAATAAGGAAAATCTTGGAGCTGGAAACTCCACTTATACCGTCGATACGCCTTATTCGCCTCCAACGAACATGAGCTCGTTCATCGA cAATACCAGTCTACCTACAAGTCCAGCCCTGAGCAAGTCTACTCAgattag cgTTGAAATTCATACGCCTCCTTCGACCTACAGCGACAATACAATGGCCGAGCTTAGATCGCAAACTAAATCATCGGAAACGAAGAAAAACGTCTCGTTCGTCAGCGACACCCAAGATGCCAGTTATCAGAGTTACAACGCTACCAGCTCCTTTATTTCAG AAAAATCCGAAGGCGAAGAAGAAGATAACGCCATCGAAATCGGAAACGATTCGGAAAAAGAGCACGCTTGCGGTATCACCCTACGTCGCGCTGATTACTTCACCGTTCCATCTCTTGCGGATCTAGACGAGATGACCGACGACGATGGAAAGTGCAAGTTGAAGCATTTCACAATTGGACGTCATAATTTCGGAAACGTTACGTTTTACGACTCTTTCGACGTAGCTGGTCTCGACTTGGACACTATCG TATTCTTCCGTCACAAAGAAGTGGAAATTTACCCGAATGACGATAAAAAACCGCCGGTCGGAGTTGGATTAAATAGAAGAGCTCAGGTCACGTTGGACCGAGTCTGGCCTCAGGATAAAGCCAGCCGTCAAGTGATCAAGGATCCCGAACGTTTGAAACAACTGAAATTTGTGGATAAATTGAAACGATCGTCGGAGAAAATGAACGCTCAATTTATCGAGTACAGACCGCCTACTGGATCGTGGGTGTTTGAG GTGGAACATTTCTCGAAATATGGTTTAGACGACTCGGACGAAGATACGCCCCAGAATATCGACGATAAAACCAAGAAACTGATACCTCCGAGACCTTTTTCGAAAACGACAGCCGATCTTAAGAAGATCTTTAACGATAAG CAGGAATATAATTTGGGTAAAAAGAGAGGCTTGGATGGTAAAATAATCGCGAGCGACGGTGACGCTGCGATGGACCAGTTCATTTACGACGAAAACGATGAAATGATGGATGACGATCATTTAACGCCTCTTTCTAAGCATCACGATTATG AGCGTGAATTCTACGAAAACGAATTACACAGTCCGATTGAAAAACTGGCTCGTGATTTGGATACATCGTTGCATAAGGTGCAACTGATGAAGGCGTCGTTTTATGTGGACGAAAACGCTCCCTTAG ATCCGGAAATATCGTTGGAAAAAGGTATCCCCGATTTGGATCTATTCGCCACCGGTCGTATCGACGCCTATAGGTCTACTCTGGCCACGAAGAACTTTCCTTCGTTGTTGAAGACTCAATTCACATCGCAGTTCCCACCACCTGTGGAGATACCGTTTACAG atttcgccgACGAAGAATACAAACCACCTCTGTATTCGCCGGAAATCAAACCAGTACCGGCCGTACCCCACGTCGTGCTGCGTCCGCAACGTGTCCAGGTGAAATACCGCAACGGTGTGATCCCTCTGGAGCAGAGTGTTTTTCGTAACGCTTCCAAGTGTTTATGCGACGTCGGTGTATACTTCGGTCAGCATTTCCGAGTAGGCTGGGGTAAAGGATTAACCTTGGCTACGCAGTCGAGTATCTGTACCGCGAATACGGTCATCGATGGCGAAGTTGACTACGAATGTCGTATCATATCCGGCCGCAAAGATTCCGATTACACGCCCAGCGTTATTCATAAGCTAGAAATGTCTACGTATTCGAGTAGCGATAATATGAAA GAGATCACCGAGAACCATTTGGATGTTTGTTTACGCGAAAGCGTATTCAATTTCGAAGACGGGTGTCCGATTTTGACGCCGAAATTGGGCACAGACGCTTTGCACGCGCATTGCGACATCGAGCAGAGAATTTCACGGATCGATGAAGATTACAATAGACAAGTGTGGGAGCTTATGGTCGCCCTGTGGGGTAATATACCGGATATCGAAATGGAAT ACGATCCAAAAAGTCACAAGAATAAAATGCTACGTAAATCAGCTGTCAGTGATTGGCTGAAAAATGTCGTATCATCGGTCGCCGAAAACGAACTGAACGAATCCGATCCGGTCGCTTCGGTTGTATCGCTCTTGTCGGCTGGTAAAATATACGAGGCTGCTAAAACAGCCATGAATAACG ATGATTACAACTTGGCCTTGCTTATATCCCAAATCGGCAGCAGTGAGCATACTCGTTCGTTAATGGAGCAACAATTGAAACAATGGCACGAATCCGAAGCTGATCAGTTGATCGATGATGGACGTCTTAAGATCATGGCGTTGGTTGCCGGGCACATGCTGTTCGTGTCGAGTAAACATATCGTCAACACTTGCGAGAATTTAGATTGGAAACGAGCGTTCGCTCTACATTTATG gtATATCACAGGATCTGCGGACTCGTTAGTCGAAGCCCTCAACCAATACGAGCTTGCGTTCAAATCCGATGGAAAATTTGCCAACGCTCCTGATCCTCCTTACGCTAAAGATACGCTAGAATACGAAACAAGCGACGGTCGCAAAGCTTTTGATTTATGTTATCATCTGCTGAAATTGTACTCGCGACGATCTTATGCTCTAGAAACACTCCTTAATCCTATTACGCATACCGCTAACGTATTGGATTATCGTTTAAG TTGGTTGATTATGATAACGTTGAAAAATCTCGGATTCACTCACCTATCGGAGGAGAGCGAATTCATCCTTAGTACCAGTTTCGCTGCGCAACTAGAAGCACAAAACTTATGGCAATGGGCTGTGTTTGTTTTATTACATATTAAAGATCTTAACTG TCGAATTAATCGTGTTACCGATACAATCGGAAGAAACGTTCGACTCCTCGAAGATCGTTCCATCGGGTTAACCGCCGAAGAACAATTCGTCTCCGAGAAGCTAGAAGTACCTGTTGAATGGGTTTACTACGCTAAAGCCATCTTGGCCTCGTCTCAGAACAGATACAGAGAAGCTGCCTGGTATTACGTGAAGGCCGAGAGATGGAACGAAGCTCACGAAATCATCATGAATAATTTAGTCACAAATGCCATTATTAATG AAAGCTACGCCGTCGTACAAGACCTTCTGGACGAAATCGTGGCCAGCGAACGTGCCATCAGCGGATGGAACCACAAAGGAGGCATAATCTACGATTATTTAACCATAATGAACGAAATAAACGCCCTTATGGCTGAACAATCGATAGAGACGGCCTTGGTGATGGAAAAACTGCAGCCTACGATGAGCTCCGTATgccacaaaataaaatttttccccACCAACACGATTAAAGAAAG ATTATGTCAAGCGGAAATTTCCAAAAGGATGATCCAGTTTATTCGAACGATATTGAATTTACAATACGGTAAAGCCGGACCGTCGGTTAGGTTTTTCGTCAGCCTGGTGGACCAGCTGCCGTTACCGGAAGATTACAGAATGCAAGAATTAAACGAAATTATATCCTGGTGGATGAGTAAATGA
- the Nup98-96 gene encoding nuclear pore complex protein Nup98-Nup96 isoform X3, translating to MFGSGFGNRTTSAFGQTTFGRPTTSFAQPGFGTTNTSLFGGQTSQASTSLFGNTAPTQSFGGGFASGTGGSLFGAQQPTTGTGGGLFGSQNTTMNTTGGGLFGSSGTTAFGSNTSGLGAFGATSNTGLFGQTQQPATQSTSLFGQPSTGSTGLFGSTTTGAFAPGATAATGTTIKFIPVTGTDTMQRNGQTSTISTKHYCITCMKEYEGKSLEELRYEDYLANRKGPTQGVQTGSTLFGGSGQSTLFGGATSTPSTAGGGLFGSNGPSFGQTSVFGQSSGLQTNNSLFGKPASTAPFGATTTTQSTGFGTFGQQQQQTTLFGANTNQAKPAFGVSQPSTGLFGSTAPASTAFGAQNTGFGGFNTQQPQPTQGIGLFGQSQNKFGGGFGAQTTSSFTFGQATATNSTSLFGQKPATTGFGMASTTSTSTFGSATPFGAAPAAGGGLFSGGFNKPQATGFSFGSNTAAAPTLGGTNLNGGSLFGSTAAKPTGLFGSAAPSTGLFGSTNFGTGTGGGFGTSSNTGFGGLNFSSTGLGNLGGAQPTAASSNVTDQIQLLTVLPYGDSPLYKHLRPATGKTEDLLKPSVVPQKPNADSSSYKVSTQINNIVARKAHTATALEPAKKSLFDKDYEDVNKVLSQQKSSPRYLKLKPKSMLNKGKLSSDTTTDQTSLSVDNTNKENLGAGNSTYTVDTPYSPPTNMSSFIDNTSLPTSPALSKSTQISVEIHTPPSTYSDNTMAELRSQTKSSETKKNVSFVSDTQDASYQSYNATSSFISEKSEGEEEDNAIEIGNDSEKEHACGITLRRADYFTVPSLADLDEMTDDDGKCKLKHFTIGRHNFGNVTFYDSFDVAGLDLDTIVFFRHKEVEIYPNDDKKPPVGVGLNRRAQVTLDRVWPQDKASRQVIKDPERLKQLKFVDKLKRSSEKMNAQFIEYRPPTGSWVFEVEHFSKYGLDDSDEDTPQNIDDKTKKLIPPRPFSKTTADLKKIFNDKEYNLGKKRGLDGKIIASDGDAAMDQFIYDENDEMMDDDHLTPLSKHHDYEREFYENELHSPIEKLARDLDTSLHKVQLMKASFYVDENAPLDPEISLEKGIPDLDLFATGRIDAYRSTLATKNFPSLLKTQFTSQFPPPVEIPFTDFADEEYKPPLYSPEIKPVPAVPHVVLRPQRVQVKYRNGVIPLEQSVFRNASKCLCDVGVYFGQHFRVGWGKGLTLATQSSICTANTVIDGEVDYECRIISGRKDSDYTPSVIHKLEMSTYSSSDNMKEITENHLDVCLRESVFNFEDGCPILTPKLGTDALHAHCDIEQRISRIDEDYNRQVWELMVALWGNIPDIEMEYDPKSHKNKMLRKSAVSDWLKNVVSSVAENELNESDPVASVVSLLSAGKIYEAAKTAMNNDDYNLALLISQIGSSEHTRSLMEQQLKQWHESEADQLIDDGRLKIMALVAGHMLFVSSKHIVNTCENLDWKRAFALHLWYITGSADSLVEALNQYELAFKSDGKFANAPDPPYAKDTLEYETSDGRKAFDLCYHLLKLYSRRSYALETLLNPITHTANVLDYRLSWLIMITLKNLGFTHLSEESEFILSTSFAAQLEAQNLWQWAVFVLLHIKDLNCRINRVTDTIGRNVRLLEDRSIGLTAEEQFVSEKLEVPVEWVYYAKAILASSQNRYREAAWYYVKAERWNEAHEIIMNNLVTNAIINESYAVVQDLLDEIVASERAISGWNHKGGIIYDYLTIMNEINALMAEQSIETALVMEKLQPTMSSVCHKIKFFPTNTIKERLCQAEISKRMIQFIRTILNLQYGKAGPSVRFFVSLVDQLPLPEDYRMQELNEIISWWMSK from the exons ATGTTCG GTAGTGGTTTCGGAAACAGAACGACGTCAGCGTTCGGCCAGACGACTTTCGGTAGGCCAACGACTAGTTTCGCTCAGCCTGGATTCGGAACGACGAATACTTCGTTATTCGGTGGCCAAACATCTCAAGCCAGCACGAGCTTATTCGGTAACACAGCACCGACTCAATCTTTCG GTGGAGGATTCGCTTCCGGTACCGGAGGTTCGCTATTCGGCGCTCAGCAGCCGACCACTGGCACAGGAGGTGGCTTATTCGGTAGTCAGAACACCACCATGAATACAACAGGCGGTGGATTGTTTGGATCTTCGGGCACGACAGCATTTGGTTCAAATACAAGTGGCCTAGGTGCTTTTGGCGCGACGAGTAACACCGGATTGTTCGGACAAACGCAGCAACCTGCTACGCAATCTACTTCATTATTTGGACAACCGAGTACCGGTAGTACTGGGTTATTTGGATCTACTACAA CAGGTGCTTTCGCTCCGGGTGCAACAGCAGCCACAGGAACGACAATCAAATTCATTCCGGTTACTGGAACTGATACCATGCAGAGAAATGGTCAAACTTCAACGATTAGTACGAAACATTATTGCATCACGTGTATGAAAGAATACGAAGGCAAATCTCTGGAAGAATTGAGATACGAAGATTACCTGGCGAATAGAAAAGGACCAACTCAG GGTGTTCAAACAGGCAGCACGTTATTCGGTGGAAGCGGTCAATCGACGTTATTCGGAGGCGCTACGAGCACACCGAGTACCGCAGGAGGTGGTCTATTCGGTAGCAACGGCCCAAGTTTCGGTCAAACGAGCGTATTCGGCCAAAGCAGCGGTCTTCAAACGAATAACAGTCTGTTCGGTAAACCCGCATCGACCGCTCCATTCGGTGCAACGACCACAACACAGTCGACCGGATTCGGAACGTTtggacaacaacaacaacaaactaCTCTATTCGGAGCGAATACAAATCAAGCGAAACCAGCGTTCGGCGTGTCTCAACCGAGCACCGGCCTATTCGGCTCGACTGCTCCGGCCAGCACAGCATTCGGAGCCCAGAACACCGGTTTTGGTGGCTTCAACACGCAGCAGCCGCAACCCACCCAGGGTATCGGATTATTCGGtcaatctcaaaataaattcgGCGGCGGTTTTGGTGCCCAAACCACATCCAGTTTCACCTTCGGTCAAGCCACAGCTACCAACTCGACGTCGTTATTTGGCCAAAAACCAGCCACCACCGGATTCGGAATGGCTTCCACTACGTCGACCAGCACGTTCGGTAGCGCTACACCGTTCGGAGCTGCTCCGGCGGCCGGCGGAGGCTTATTCAGCGGCGGATTCAATAAACCTCAAGCTACCGGATTCTCATTCGGATCGAACACGGCGGCTGCTCCGACTCTAGGAGGCACTAACTTGAACGGTGGATCGTTATTCGGTAGCACGGCTGCGAAACCAACTGGACTATTTGGCAGCGCCGCTCCATCTACGGGACTTTTCGGATCTACGAATTTCGGCACTGGTACCGGAGGCGGATTTGGTACCTCGAGCAATACTGGTTTTGGAGGATTGAATTTCAGCAGCACCGGATTAGGTAACTTGGGCGGAGCTCAGCCTACAGCTGCCTCATCCAATGTTACCGACCAAATACAACTCTTGACCGTATTACCCTATGGTGATTCGCCCTTGTATAAGCATCTACGTCCGGCTACCGGTAAAACCGAAGATTTGCTCAAGCCATCTGTAGTGCCGCAAAAACCAAATGCCGACAGTAGCAGTTACAAAGTATCGACGCAGATTAATAACATAGTCGCGAGGAAAGCTCATACAGCTACCGCGTTAGAGCCGGCGAAGAAATCGTTGTTCGATAAAGATTACGAAGATGTGAACAAAGTGCTCAGCCAGCAGAAATCGAGCCCGAGGTATTTGAAGCTGAAACCTAAGTCTATGTTGAACAAGGGTAAACTGTCTTCCGATACGACTACCGACCAGACTTCTTTGTCTGTTGATAACACAAATAAGGAAAATCTTGGAGCTGGAAACTCCACTTATACCGTCGATACGCCTTATTCGCCTCCAACGAACATGAGCTCGTTCATCGA cAATACCAGTCTACCTACAAGTCCAGCCCTGAGCAAGTCTACTCAgattag cgTTGAAATTCATACGCCTCCTTCGACCTACAGCGACAATACAATGGCCGAGCTTAGATCGCAAACTAAATCATCGGAAACGAAGAAAAACGTCTCGTTCGTCAGCGACACCCAAGATGCCAGTTATCAGAGTTACAACGCTACCAGCTCCTTTATTTCAG AAAAATCCGAAGGCGAAGAAGAAGATAACGCCATCGAAATCGGAAACGATTCGGAAAAAGAGCACGCTTGCGGTATCACCCTACGTCGCGCTGATTACTTCACCGTTCCATCTCTTGCGGATCTAGACGAGATGACCGACGACGATGGAAAGTGCAAGTTGAAGCATTTCACAATTGGACGTCATAATTTCGGAAACGTTACGTTTTACGACTCTTTCGACGTAGCTGGTCTCGACTTGGACACTATCG TATTCTTCCGTCACAAAGAAGTGGAAATTTACCCGAATGACGATAAAAAACCGCCGGTCGGAGTTGGATTAAATAGAAGAGCTCAGGTCACGTTGGACCGAGTCTGGCCTCAGGATAAAGCCAGCCGTCAAGTGATCAAGGATCCCGAACGTTTGAAACAACTGAAATTTGTGGATAAATTGAAACGATCGTCGGAGAAAATGAACGCTCAATTTATCGAGTACAGACCGCCTACTGGATCGTGGGTGTTTGAG GTGGAACATTTCTCGAAATATGGTTTAGACGACTCGGACGAAGATACGCCCCAGAATATCGACGATAAAACCAAGAAACTGATACCTCCGAGACCTTTTTCGAAAACGACAGCCGATCTTAAGAAGATCTTTAACGATAAG GAATATAATTTGGGTAAAAAGAGAGGCTTGGATGGTAAAATAATCGCGAGCGACGGTGACGCTGCGATGGACCAGTTCATTTACGACGAAAACGATGAAATGATGGATGACGATCATTTAACGCCTCTTTCTAAGCATCACGATTATG AGCGTGAATTCTACGAAAACGAATTACACAGTCCGATTGAAAAACTGGCTCGTGATTTGGATACATCGTTGCATAAGGTGCAACTGATGAAGGCGTCGTTTTATGTGGACGAAAACGCTCCCTTAG ATCCGGAAATATCGTTGGAAAAAGGTATCCCCGATTTGGATCTATTCGCCACCGGTCGTATCGACGCCTATAGGTCTACTCTGGCCACGAAGAACTTTCCTTCGTTGTTGAAGACTCAATTCACATCGCAGTTCCCACCACCTGTGGAGATACCGTTTACAG atttcgccgACGAAGAATACAAACCACCTCTGTATTCGCCGGAAATCAAACCAGTACCGGCCGTACCCCACGTCGTGCTGCGTCCGCAACGTGTCCAGGTGAAATACCGCAACGGTGTGATCCCTCTGGAGCAGAGTGTTTTTCGTAACGCTTCCAAGTGTTTATGCGACGTCGGTGTATACTTCGGTCAGCATTTCCGAGTAGGCTGGGGTAAAGGATTAACCTTGGCTACGCAGTCGAGTATCTGTACCGCGAATACGGTCATCGATGGCGAAGTTGACTACGAATGTCGTATCATATCCGGCCGCAAAGATTCCGATTACACGCCCAGCGTTATTCATAAGCTAGAAATGTCTACGTATTCGAGTAGCGATAATATGAAA GAGATCACCGAGAACCATTTGGATGTTTGTTTACGCGAAAGCGTATTCAATTTCGAAGACGGGTGTCCGATTTTGACGCCGAAATTGGGCACAGACGCTTTGCACGCGCATTGCGACATCGAGCAGAGAATTTCACGGATCGATGAAGATTACAATAGACAAGTGTGGGAGCTTATGGTCGCCCTGTGGGGTAATATACCGGATATCGAAATGGAAT ACGATCCAAAAAGTCACAAGAATAAAATGCTACGTAAATCAGCTGTCAGTGATTGGCTGAAAAATGTCGTATCATCGGTCGCCGAAAACGAACTGAACGAATCCGATCCGGTCGCTTCGGTTGTATCGCTCTTGTCGGCTGGTAAAATATACGAGGCTGCTAAAACAGCCATGAATAACG ATGATTACAACTTGGCCTTGCTTATATCCCAAATCGGCAGCAGTGAGCATACTCGTTCGTTAATGGAGCAACAATTGAAACAATGGCACGAATCCGAAGCTGATCAGTTGATCGATGATGGACGTCTTAAGATCATGGCGTTGGTTGCCGGGCACATGCTGTTCGTGTCGAGTAAACATATCGTCAACACTTGCGAGAATTTAGATTGGAAACGAGCGTTCGCTCTACATTTATG gtATATCACAGGATCTGCGGACTCGTTAGTCGAAGCCCTCAACCAATACGAGCTTGCGTTCAAATCCGATGGAAAATTTGCCAACGCTCCTGATCCTCCTTACGCTAAAGATACGCTAGAATACGAAACAAGCGACGGTCGCAAAGCTTTTGATTTATGTTATCATCTGCTGAAATTGTACTCGCGACGATCTTATGCTCTAGAAACACTCCTTAATCCTATTACGCATACCGCTAACGTATTGGATTATCGTTTAAG TTGGTTGATTATGATAACGTTGAAAAATCTCGGATTCACTCACCTATCGGAGGAGAGCGAATTCATCCTTAGTACCAGTTTCGCTGCGCAACTAGAAGCACAAAACTTATGGCAATGGGCTGTGTTTGTTTTATTACATATTAAAGATCTTAACTG TCGAATTAATCGTGTTACCGATACAATCGGAAGAAACGTTCGACTCCTCGAAGATCGTTCCATCGGGTTAACCGCCGAAGAACAATTCGTCTCCGAGAAGCTAGAAGTACCTGTTGAATGGGTTTACTACGCTAAAGCCATCTTGGCCTCGTCTCAGAACAGATACAGAGAAGCTGCCTGGTATTACGTGAAGGCCGAGAGATGGAACGAAGCTCACGAAATCATCATGAATAATTTAGTCACAAATGCCATTATTAATG AAAGCTACGCCGTCGTACAAGACCTTCTGGACGAAATCGTGGCCAGCGAACGTGCCATCAGCGGATGGAACCACAAAGGAGGCATAATCTACGATTATTTAACCATAATGAACGAAATAAACGCCCTTATGGCTGAACAATCGATAGAGACGGCCTTGGTGATGGAAAAACTGCAGCCTACGATGAGCTCCGTATgccacaaaataaaatttttccccACCAACACGATTAAAGAAAG ATTATGTCAAGCGGAAATTTCCAAAAGGATGATCCAGTTTATTCGAACGATATTGAATTTACAATACGGTAAAGCCGGACCGTCGGTTAGGTTTTTCGTCAGCCTGGTGGACCAGCTGCCGTTACCGGAAGATTACAGAATGCAAGAATTAAACGAAATTATATCCTGGTGGATGAGTAAATGA